One Pseudomonas sp. MH9.2 DNA segment encodes these proteins:
- a CDS encoding phage tail tape measure protein: MARSLGTLTLDLIAKIGGFTGPMDKAGESAKKSMGQIESSAKNASQSVTNSLKTIGVAAVGYLGTQQIVQYAETWTSVQNRLKQVTGTQQELAVATQAVFDVAQRSTSALEPTAELYQRIASSTKVLGVSQTEAIRVTESISKAMSASGVSAESASAALVQLGQAFASGVLRGEELNSVMEQAPALANAIAAGMGVTVGELRTLGAAGTLTSKAVFNAILGQTEAIDAAFAKAQTTIAHAFTTVQNSVTRTVGTMDQLTGVSVEAAGALVSISKSLDTANIEKIVSVLGVGLVGALGRVAAGFANTAIAAGMNVLAMGEVAAANAVATAAAVRKAEVDLVTAKNAVTNARLNLALATSVNDIAIAERLLDAAKAKALAASAALSGARGAEATAATLSASATTAYGFALRAASAAGAGLVRAGSGLLALLGGPVGLAFIAGAVALSFVDFSSKSDKLKGDLSSLGTAVDQVRLEFNKLNADQQQNQVNVWRDKQLGATMAVDNAYADLKTSVQSGLVDISNIEMVDLAKVADQVRSYDAFIGKLDEAKANGEALGPILREAASSGQISPAQLKSWETQASVVADADVVLRQVNDRLALQSDILARNTAEANANNIAKAGFTGAGQKYLDTLTKQLGSLQDNGDAVKEANRYIAEHADLSETDRVAIVSAATAVKSQVAANKLLISSQRESNKEISAAAAAAQKLLTAFENSAEGYEREIELINTTTDKRKKASEVSQLAFEIESGKLVGINAEQQERLKGLAAELDIKKQLKQTNEDAAKVAAFAAAQDIAYQTQKNGFDLELAGAGMGDKVRDRLKQDLAIRQQYAQDIKDLQEQQNSGAISDDVYAKETDLLSENLDKRMELQEKYYERQDQAQNDWLDGVSEAWANYADTASDYAQIVNDQVSSQLDTLQGSFGDAISAMILENQSLGDSFRNIVDSMVTSLVKGLADMIAQWLIHQAIKLVIGGVGDTAAIASAGITGTAIATAYAPAAAAASLASFGGNSVPAIAGILATNAVAKGAALSGMAHDGIDSVPQDGTWLLQKGERVTTAQTSAKLDKTLAGIESSGGQGNSGRQSVVNQTINVQGRVDRRTSTQLNNDAARKQRIAQARLG; this comes from the coding sequence ATGGCTCGCTCGCTGGGCACTCTGACGCTCGACCTCATAGCAAAAATCGGCGGCTTTACCGGGCCAATGGACAAGGCCGGTGAATCCGCCAAAAAGTCGATGGGCCAGATCGAAAGCAGTGCCAAGAATGCTAGCCAGTCGGTTACCAATTCGCTGAAAACCATCGGGGTGGCTGCTGTTGGCTACCTGGGTACGCAGCAGATCGTTCAGTACGCCGAAACCTGGACCTCCGTCCAAAACAGGTTGAAGCAAGTCACTGGTACTCAGCAGGAGCTGGCTGTAGCCACGCAGGCGGTGTTCGACGTTGCTCAGCGGTCAACCTCTGCGCTCGAGCCTACCGCCGAGCTGTACCAGCGGATTGCGTCCAGCACCAAGGTGCTGGGTGTCTCACAGACTGAAGCAATCCGGGTGACCGAATCGATCAGCAAAGCCATGTCGGCATCAGGTGTTTCTGCTGAGTCCGCCTCAGCTGCTTTGGTCCAGTTAGGCCAGGCCTTTGCCTCGGGTGTGCTTCGCGGTGAAGAGCTGAACTCTGTGATGGAGCAAGCACCCGCTCTGGCGAATGCTATTGCGGCAGGCATGGGTGTCACGGTTGGCGAGCTGCGCACCCTGGGTGCAGCAGGCACGCTCACATCCAAGGCAGTATTTAACGCGATTCTTGGGCAAACGGAGGCAATCGACGCGGCGTTTGCTAAAGCACAGACCACTATTGCGCATGCTTTCACGACCGTTCAAAACTCAGTGACCCGCACTGTCGGGACCATGGATCAGTTGACGGGCGTTTCGGTGGAGGCGGCTGGCGCATTGGTCAGTATTTCCAAATCGCTTGATACGGCCAACATCGAAAAAATCGTATCTGTACTGGGGGTCGGCTTAGTTGGTGCCCTTGGTCGAGTTGCCGCCGGCTTTGCAAATACAGCCATCGCTGCCGGCATGAACGTCCTCGCGATGGGTGAAGTTGCAGCCGCCAACGCTGTAGCCACGGCGGCTGCCGTGCGTAAAGCTGAGGTGGATCTAGTCACCGCAAAAAACGCAGTGACCAACGCTCGCCTAAATCTTGCGCTGGCTACCAGCGTGAATGACATAGCCATTGCTGAGAGGCTGCTTGATGCGGCCAAGGCCAAGGCACTCGCGGCGAGTGCTGCACTTTCTGGGGCACGAGGAGCTGAAGCGACTGCGGCAACGCTCTCCGCATCCGCTACAACTGCTTACGGCTTTGCTCTGCGGGCAGCAAGCGCAGCTGGCGCCGGCTTAGTACGTGCCGGCTCGGGATTGCTCGCGCTGCTTGGGGGGCCAGTCGGGCTGGCATTCATTGCAGGAGCTGTTGCGCTTTCGTTCGTTGATTTCAGCAGCAAATCGGACAAGCTGAAGGGGGACCTGAGCAGCCTGGGTACCGCTGTCGATCAAGTACGGCTTGAGTTCAATAAGTTAAATGCGGACCAGCAGCAAAATCAGGTGAATGTCTGGCGCGACAAGCAGCTGGGCGCCACGATGGCCGTGGATAACGCCTATGCCGATCTAAAGACGTCCGTCCAAAGTGGGCTTGTCGACATTTCCAACATTGAAATGGTCGATCTGGCAAAAGTCGCCGATCAGGTTCGCAGCTACGATGCCTTTATTGGAAAGCTGGATGAGGCGAAAGCGAATGGCGAAGCGTTGGGGCCAATCCTTCGCGAAGCAGCCTCCAGTGGGCAGATCAGTCCGGCACAGCTGAAAAGTTGGGAAACGCAAGCGAGCGTCGTGGCAGACGCGGACGTTGTATTGCGCCAAGTTAACGATAGGTTGGCACTTCAGAGCGATATTTTAGCCCGCAACACGGCCGAGGCAAATGCCAATAATATCGCCAAAGCTGGCTTTACTGGGGCCGGGCAAAAGTATCTCGATACGCTGACAAAACAGCTCGGAAGCCTGCAAGACAATGGCGATGCGGTGAAAGAGGCGAACCGCTACATCGCAGAACATGCCGATCTTTCCGAGACTGACCGTGTTGCCATTGTGTCGGCTGCGACGGCTGTCAAATCGCAGGTCGCCGCCAATAAGCTGCTGATAAGCAGTCAGCGCGAAAGCAACAAAGAAATTTCGGCGGCCGCTGCGGCTGCGCAAAAATTGCTGACCGCTTTCGAAAACTCGGCGGAGGGATATGAGCGAGAAATTGAGCTGATCAACACCACCACCGATAAGCGAAAAAAGGCGAGTGAAGTCTCTCAGCTGGCCTTCGAAATTGAGTCGGGAAAGTTGGTTGGGATCAATGCTGAGCAGCAGGAGCGACTTAAAGGGCTTGCTGCCGAGCTGGACATCAAGAAGCAGTTAAAGCAAACCAACGAGGACGCCGCCAAAGTTGCAGCGTTTGCGGCCGCGCAGGACATTGCCTACCAGACCCAGAAAAACGGTTTCGACCTGGAGCTGGCTGGGGCGGGCATGGGTGACAAGGTCAGGGATCGACTGAAGCAAGACCTTGCGATTCGTCAACAATATGCGCAGGACATTAAAGACCTGCAAGAACAGCAGAACAGCGGTGCCATATCAGATGATGTTTACGCTAAAGAGACGGACTTGCTTAGCGAAAACCTCGATAAGCGCATGGAGCTGCAAGAAAAATACTATGAGCGTCAGGACCAAGCACAGAACGATTGGCTTGATGGCGTTTCTGAGGCGTGGGCGAACTATGCCGATACGGCGAGTGATTACGCGCAAATCGTAAACGATCAGGTATCAAGTCAGCTCGATACCCTGCAAGGCAGTTTCGGCGATGCCATTTCAGCAATGATTCTTGAGAACCAGAGCCTTGGCGATTCGTTCCGGAACATCGTCGACAGCATGGTGACTTCGCTGGTCAAAGGCTTGGCCGACATGATTGCGCAATGGCTAATCCATCAAGCCATAAAACTGGTTATTGGTGGAGTTGGTGATACCGCGGCCATCGCCAGTGCAGGCATTACAGGTACTGCAATCGCTACGGCGTACGCGCCTGCTGCCGCCGCCGCTTCGCTCGCGTCCTTCGGTGGCAACTCTGTTCCAGCCATTGCCGGTATTTTGGCAACCAACGCCGTTGCCAAAGGCGCTGCACTCTCGGGTATGGCGCACGACGGTATCGACTCTGTACCGCAAGACGGCACCTGGCTCCTGCAAAAGGGCGAGCGCGTCACAACTGCCCAGACCAGCGCAAAGCTGGACAAAACCCTTGCGGGTATCGAGTCATCAGGTGGCCAGGGCAACAGCGGGCGCCAATCAGTAGTCAACCAAACCATCAACGTCCAGGGTCGTGTAGACCGCCGCACCTCTACACAGCTCAACAATGACGCTGCCCGCAAACAACGTATCGCTCAAGCGAGGCTTGGCTGA
- a CDS encoding phage tail assembly chaperone family protein, TAC: MDLSIENLTKSKAFTSKPVPKEIVWEHDGVKHKFKTYIRPLGYHTAVGDISSVRNDNFLAARIASSICDGDGKPVFAVADLTGENDPERGPIADSLTHALLITIGEVQNLGKTPTSKK, from the coding sequence ATGGACCTGAGTATTGAAAACCTCACCAAGTCCAAAGCGTTCACATCGAAGCCGGTACCCAAGGAAATCGTTTGGGAACATGACGGCGTGAAGCACAAGTTTAAAACGTATATCCGCCCGCTGGGTTATCACACGGCCGTGGGTGATATCAGCTCTGTTCGCAATGACAATTTCTTAGCCGCAAGGATCGCCTCCAGCATCTGTGATGGCGACGGAAAGCCTGTGTTTGCCGTGGCAGACCTCACCGGCGAAAACGACCCCGAGCGCGGGCCTATCGCCGACTCGCTGACTCACGCTCTGCTGATCACCATTGGTGAAGTGCAGAACCTGGGAAAGACGCCGACCTCGAAAAAATAG
- a CDS encoding phage tail tube protein yields the protein MSILAQGTQIYALVPTIADPAKLEVIEIECATAFSPGGNPADQIETTCLSAMVRSYMRGLRTPGQASLTLNADPRNESHVRLYQLSEDDTIESVHWVVGWSDGKDIPPTLSTEGDDFVLPKTRTWFVFDGYVSDFPFDFAANTVVTTAATIQRSGGSAWIRKVAV from the coding sequence ATGTCCATTCTTGCCCAGGGCACGCAGATCTATGCTCTCGTACCCACCATAGCTGACCCAGCAAAGCTGGAAGTCATCGAAATCGAGTGCGCAACGGCATTCAGTCCAGGCGGTAATCCTGCTGACCAGATCGAGACCACTTGCCTGAGCGCAATGGTTCGCAGCTATATGCGTGGCTTGCGCACGCCTGGTCAGGCCTCGCTGACGCTCAATGCTGACCCGCGTAATGAATCCCATGTGCGCTTGTATCAGCTGTCTGAAGACGACACGATTGAAAGTGTGCACTGGGTTGTTGGCTGGTCTGATGGGAAAGATATTCCCCCAACCCTCAGCACTGAAGGCGATGACTTCGTGCTGCCCAAAACGCGCACCTGGTTCGTTTTCGATGGCTATGTCAGCGACTTTCCGTTCGACTTTGCAGCCAACACTGTCGTGACCACCGCAGCCACCATCCAGCGCTCGGGCGGCTCAGCCTGGATTCGTAAGGTCGCCGTGTGA
- the gp17 gene encoding tail completion protein gp17 — MFAPIFAVCAADAGVTALLGTSPTRLYPFGEAPQDTVNPYAVWQMITGSPENYLAGRPDVDGFTLQVDAYAPTGSQVRAIAAAIRDAIELQAYIIRWGGESRDPQTKTYRYSFDVDWLVPR, encoded by the coding sequence ATGTTTGCACCGATATTTGCGGTCTGCGCTGCCGATGCGGGCGTGACCGCGTTGCTGGGCACCAGCCCGACAAGACTTTATCCATTTGGCGAGGCACCCCAAGACACCGTAAACCCTTACGCAGTGTGGCAAATGATCACTGGCAGCCCGGAAAACTACCTGGCTGGTCGCCCGGACGTGGACGGTTTCACGCTGCAAGTGGATGCCTATGCTCCGACAGGTTCTCAGGTGCGAGCAATTGCAGCGGCCATCCGGGACGCCATCGAGTTGCAGGCTTACATCATCCGCTGGGGTGGTGAGTCGAGAGATCCTCAAACCAAAACCTACCGCTACAGCTTCGATGTTGACTGGTTAGTCCCGCGTTAA
- a CDS encoding HK97-gp10 family putative phage morphogenesis protein, translating to MADSIEFRVEGLNGVIEKLKTLAPRLQKTGLRRASRKAMNIVRDAARANAKAIDDPQTKEKVWKNIVTQESPRGGKREGGIMMRVGVRGGASRNQYSQDASGNPGGDTRHWRYIELGTEHMQAHPFLRPALQSNVAAVTEKLAAELRSEIDRLV from the coding sequence ATGGCTGACAGCATTGAATTCAGAGTTGAAGGTCTCAATGGCGTTATCGAAAAGCTGAAAACCCTCGCGCCTCGCTTGCAAAAAACAGGTCTGCGCCGTGCTTCCCGCAAAGCAATGAACATCGTCCGCGATGCTGCTCGAGCGAATGCCAAGGCGATCGATGATCCGCAAACCAAGGAGAAGGTCTGGAAAAACATCGTGACCCAGGAGTCTCCGCGCGGCGGCAAGCGCGAAGGCGGGATCATGATGCGTGTTGGCGTTCGTGGCGGTGCCAGCAGAAACCAGTACAGCCAGGACGCTTCCGGTAATCCCGGCGGTGACACCCGGCACTGGAGGTACATTGAGCTCGGTACAGAGCACATGCAGGCTCATCCGTTTTTGCGGCCCGCGCTGCAAAGCAATGTCGCAGCGGTGACCGAAAAGCTTGCTGCCGAACTTCGTAGCGAAATTGATCGATTAGTCTGA
- a CDS encoding phage head closure protein, translating to MRSGKLRHRLDFEAPGLQQDPATGEMLEGWTLVWSKVPASIEALSARDLIAAKAGQSEVSARIVIRYRTGILPTMRILHRDVIYNIQGLPLPDKVSGLEYLTLLVAAGVNDG from the coding sequence ATGCGCTCAGGAAAACTGCGGCATCGTTTGGACTTCGAAGCACCAGGTCTGCAGCAGGATCCGGCCACAGGTGAAATGCTTGAGGGTTGGACATTAGTCTGGAGCAAGGTTCCGGCTTCCATTGAGGCACTCAGCGCTCGCGATCTCATCGCAGCTAAGGCAGGCCAGTCAGAGGTCAGCGCCCGGATCGTTATCCGGTACCGGACTGGCATCCTGCCGACGATGCGCATCCTTCACCGCGACGTGATCTACAACATCCAAGGCCTACCACTCCCTGACAAGGTATCAGGGCTGGAGTACCTGACCTTGCTTGTCGCTGCAGGGGTGAATGATGGCTGA
- a CDS encoding head-tail connector protein: MTAITVDVAMQHLRAEQEDSDYVVLLLEAAEDSAAQFLNRHFYADQQALDQAVLDGVAGTDPILINPSVRAACLLILGSLFESREDVIVGATSSQLPMGSRSLLTPYRIGWGV, from the coding sequence ATGACTGCTATCACCGTCGATGTTGCCATGCAGCACTTACGGGCTGAGCAGGAAGATTCGGATTATGTAGTGTTGTTGCTCGAGGCTGCCGAGGACAGCGCTGCACAATTTCTTAACAGACATTTTTATGCTGACCAGCAGGCGCTGGATCAAGCGGTATTGGATGGCGTTGCTGGTACTGATCCGATTCTGATAAATCCGTCTGTCCGTGCTGCTTGCTTGCTGATCTTGGGCAGCCTTTTTGAGAGCAGGGAAGACGTCATTGTGGGCGCGACCTCTTCTCAACTGCCGATGGGTTCTCGCTCACTGCTCACGCCGTATCGTATTGGCTGGGGGGTGTGA
- a CDS encoding phage major capsid protein yields MPADLSQIEASQKQTQADLKAVGDQIKTYAERTEKEIKLSGEMQTETRAKVDELLSKQGELQARMQDAEQKLVNAGKQHEPEQQLSAGQLVAAKLAEEGMTSSFRGSRRVEVPRAAITSAPASGGALVAPDRVGVILAPQRRLTIRDLLAPGTTGSNAVEYVRETGFTNNAAIVGEGLAKPYSELTFALENANVRTIAHLFKGSRQILDDAAALQSYIDARARYGLLLAEEAQLLYGNGTGNNLHGIIPQAQAYAAPIGITVEAAQRIDRIRLALLQATLAEFPSTGIVLNPIDWAAIELLKDGEGRYIIGKPQEGTSPRLWNLPVVETQAIVQDQFLVGSFNLAAQIFDRMGIEVLVSTENDKDFENNMVTIRAEERLAFAVYRPEAFVTGDLTAA; encoded by the coding sequence ATGCCCGCAGATCTTTCTCAAATCGAAGCTTCCCAGAAGCAAACTCAGGCCGACCTCAAAGCTGTCGGCGATCAGATCAAGACTTACGCCGAGCGTACCGAGAAAGAAATCAAGCTCTCGGGTGAAATGCAAACCGAGACCCGCGCCAAGGTCGACGAACTGCTTTCCAAGCAAGGCGAACTGCAAGCACGAATGCAGGATGCCGAGCAGAAGCTGGTCAATGCAGGCAAACAGCATGAGCCTGAGCAACAGCTTTCTGCCGGTCAGTTGGTTGCGGCCAAGCTGGCAGAAGAGGGTATGACCAGCTCGTTTCGTGGCTCGCGTCGTGTGGAAGTTCCGCGCGCGGCCATCACCTCGGCTCCGGCCTCTGGTGGAGCGTTGGTTGCACCTGATCGCGTCGGTGTGATTCTGGCACCTCAGCGCCGGCTTACCATTCGCGACCTGCTCGCACCAGGGACTACTGGCAGCAACGCTGTCGAATACGTTCGTGAAACCGGCTTCACCAACAATGCGGCGATCGTGGGTGAGGGCTTGGCCAAGCCTTACAGTGAACTGACCTTCGCGCTGGAAAACGCGAACGTTCGCACCATCGCTCACTTGTTCAAAGGTAGCCGCCAAATTCTGGACGACGCCGCGGCGCTGCAAAGCTACATCGATGCCCGAGCTCGTTACGGTCTGCTGTTGGCCGAAGAAGCGCAGTTGCTCTACGGCAACGGCACTGGCAATAACCTGCACGGCATCATCCCCCAGGCTCAGGCCTATGCAGCGCCGATCGGCATCACCGTGGAAGCCGCGCAGCGTATCGACCGTATTCGTCTGGCGCTGCTGCAGGCCACCCTGGCGGAGTTCCCATCTACAGGCATCGTGCTCAACCCGATTGACTGGGCTGCTATTGAGCTGCTCAAGGACGGCGAAGGCCGCTACATCATCGGCAAGCCTCAGGAAGGCACGTCGCCACGCTTGTGGAACCTGCCTGTAGTGGAGACCCAGGCCATTGTTCAGGACCAGTTCCTGGTTGGCTCTTTCAATCTGGCAGCGCAGATTTTTGACCGCATGGGCATCGAAGTTCTGGTCTCTACCGAGAACGACAAGGACTTCGAAAACAACATGGTGACCATCCGTGCTGAAGAGCGTTTGGCCTTCGCGGTTTATCGCCCAGAAGCGTTCGTCACTGGCGATTTGACCGCGGCTTAA
- a CDS encoding head maturation protease, ClpP-related: protein MQLNIKAGSFRCELSPRALDMWNPELRAALEAGTDTITMYGIIGEDWYGEGVTLKRVDAALRAIGDKPVTVYINSPGGDMFEGIAIYNRLLEHSQEITIKVLGLAASAASVIAMAGTKREVAKTAFLMIHNCWTYFAGNRHAIRELADTMEEFDRAMISLYSDTSGQDEKAVEKMLDAETYMNGANALEKGFATGLISAAEVTEAPDNGQSQAHAARKLDAALAKSGMPRSERRKLLSEIKTGTPGAAGDGTLRAVVVGTPCAALDVSAFEETATQASALKGLLPIR, encoded by the coding sequence ATGCAGCTGAACATCAAGGCCGGCAGCTTTCGCTGTGAGCTGAGCCCTCGCGCGCTCGATATGTGGAACCCGGAACTTCGTGCTGCACTGGAGGCCGGTACTGACACCATCACCATGTACGGCATCATCGGAGAGGACTGGTACGGAGAGGGTGTAACACTCAAGCGTGTCGACGCTGCCCTGCGGGCTATTGGCGACAAGCCAGTCACTGTCTACATCAACTCGCCCGGCGGCGATATGTTCGAAGGTATCGCGATCTACAACCGCCTACTCGAACATTCGCAGGAGATCACCATCAAAGTGCTCGGGTTGGCTGCCTCTGCCGCGTCCGTGATCGCAATGGCGGGCACTAAGCGGGAGGTGGCCAAGACGGCTTTCCTGATGATCCACAACTGCTGGACGTACTTCGCCGGTAACCGGCATGCGATTCGCGAACTGGCCGATACCATGGAGGAATTCGACCGAGCGATGATCAGCCTGTATTCCGACACAAGCGGGCAGGATGAAAAAGCCGTAGAGAAGATGCTCGACGCCGAGACCTACATGAATGGTGCGAACGCCTTGGAGAAGGGCTTTGCAACGGGGCTTATCTCTGCTGCCGAGGTTACGGAGGCGCCCGATAACGGGCAGTCGCAAGCGCACGCCGCCCGCAAGCTCGACGCGGCCCTGGCTAAATCCGGGATGCCACGCAGCGAACGCCGAAAGCTTTTATCCGAAATCAAAACTGGCACGCCTGGCGCTGCTGGTGACGGCACGCTCCGCGCTGTCGTTGTGGGTACGCCTTGCGCTGCCCTTGATGTATCCGCGTTTGAAGAAACCGCAACCCAGGCTTCAGCACTGAAAGGGCTGCTTCCCATTCGCTGA
- a CDS encoding phage portal protein — protein sequence MTRSLSAVIGRAASKPSASIGEWFGKSIKLGDGGFWGQFLGGQSSSGKTVNVDNAMQLSAVWSCVRIISTSVAGLPLGVYLREADGGRKDARDFGLYDVIHNSPNEDMTAFQFWQAMVAAMLLRGNAFAEILRIGSRIVALDFLLPSRVDLDLDDDGRITYWYRPRKGARRQIERQNMLHIPAFSLDGRVGLSAIRYGADVFGAAMSADDAANGTFKNGLLPAVAFKVDRILKPEQREEFRDYVKQVSGALNAGRSPVLEQGITPESIGINPVDAQLLESRAYSIEEVCRWFGVPPWMVGKTDSGSNWGTGLEQQMIAFLTFSISSITNQIQQCVNKRLLTPVERQSYYAEFSLEAFLKADSAGRSAWYSQMTQNGIMTRDECRVKENLPRHGGNAAVLTVQTNLAPIDQLGKSTDSQAAQAALQNWLGQNQE from the coding sequence GTGACTAGATCCTTATCGGCCGTGATAGGTCGCGCTGCCAGCAAGCCCAGTGCGTCCATTGGCGAATGGTTTGGAAAGTCTATCAAGCTGGGCGATGGCGGGTTCTGGGGACAGTTTCTCGGCGGACAATCAAGTTCTGGCAAGACAGTGAACGTCGACAACGCCATGCAGTTATCGGCGGTATGGTCCTGTGTACGGATCATTTCGACATCGGTCGCAGGGCTTCCGCTTGGGGTCTATCTCCGCGAGGCAGACGGCGGCAGGAAGGATGCTCGCGACTTTGGCTTGTACGACGTCATCCATAACAGCCCCAACGAGGACATGACCGCGTTCCAGTTCTGGCAGGCAATGGTCGCGGCAATGCTGCTGCGCGGAAACGCCTTTGCAGAGATCCTGCGTATCGGATCTCGCATTGTGGCCTTGGATTTTCTGTTGCCATCGCGCGTTGATCTCGACCTCGATGACGACGGGCGCATCACATATTGGTACAGACCACGGAAGGGTGCTCGCCGACAGATCGAGCGCCAGAACATGCTGCATATTCCAGCCTTTAGCCTTGATGGCCGTGTGGGTCTTTCAGCTATCCGTTACGGCGCTGACGTCTTTGGCGCCGCGATGTCGGCGGACGACGCGGCGAATGGCACCTTCAAGAATGGGCTGTTGCCGGCAGTGGCCTTTAAGGTCGACCGGATACTTAAACCGGAACAGCGTGAAGAATTCCGCGACTACGTGAAACAGGTATCAGGCGCACTGAACGCAGGGCGCTCACCAGTGCTCGAACAGGGAATTACGCCCGAGTCCATTGGCATCAACCCGGTTGATGCTCAGTTGTTGGAGTCCAGGGCCTACAGCATTGAAGAGGTCTGCCGCTGGTTTGGCGTCCCACCCTGGATGGTTGGCAAGACGGACTCTGGCAGCAACTGGGGGACGGGGTTGGAGCAGCAGATGATTGCGTTCCTGACCTTCAGCATTAGTTCCATTACCAACCAGATTCAGCAATGCGTAAACAAGCGGCTGCTCACGCCGGTTGAGCGCCAGTCTTATTACGCTGAGTTCTCCCTGGAGGCTTTCCTCAAGGCGGACAGCGCCGGGCGATCAGCCTGGTACAGCCAGATGACCCAGAACGGAATCATGACCCGTGACGAGTGTCGAGTTAAAGAGAACCTTCCACGTCATGGCGGTAATGCCGCGGTGCTCACCGTACAAACCAACCTGGCTCCCATCGACCAGCTGGGCAAGTCAACCGATAGCCAGGCCGCGCAGGCCGCCCTACAAAACTGGCTTGGCCAGAACCAGGAGTAA
- a CDS encoding terminase large subunit has protein sequence MNEPTWDTSCPDWESRVVNRQSLVPFPPLFPGEAAACMQVLNNLKIVDAPGSPLIGDSSAPWINDLASAIFGAYNAGTGERLIQEFFLLISKKNAKSTIAAAIMLTVLIRNWRQSAEFIILAPTIEVANNAYAPARDMVKHDEELSALLHVQDHLRTITHRESGATLKVVAADQNTVGGKKAAVVLVDELHLFGKNPNAANMLREATGGLASRPEGFVIYLTTQSDQPPAGVFREKLQYARGVRDGTIIDPNFLPVIYEFPKHILDAKEHRKPENFYITNPNMGYSVSEKFLIREMKKAEEAGEAEVLGFMSKHLNVEIGLALRSDRWAGADFWVAAAVPVLTLDMLISMSEVIDVGIDGGGLDDLLGFAAVGRDKRTRDWLIWTHAWAHPSVLERRKAEAPRFHDFEKDGDLTLSIRIGDDVADVADLVEQIEASGLLDKVGCDPVGIGAIYDAMIEREIPAEKIVAISQGWKLGGAIKTAERKLAEGGLKHGGQPLMAWCVSNAKVEPRANSILITKQASGSAKIDPLMALFNAVTLISLNPEGRGNDDFMAAIRNPIIV, from the coding sequence GTGAACGAACCCACCTGGGACACCTCGTGCCCGGACTGGGAGTCGAGGGTCGTCAATCGACAATCGTTGGTGCCGTTCCCGCCGCTGTTTCCGGGCGAGGCTGCAGCTTGTATGCAGGTCCTGAACAATCTGAAAATTGTCGACGCTCCTGGCAGCCCTCTGATTGGCGATTCATCTGCGCCTTGGATTAACGACCTGGCCAGCGCCATCTTTGGGGCTTACAACGCCGGTACCGGTGAGCGATTGATCCAAGAGTTCTTCCTGCTCATCAGCAAGAAAAACGCTAAAAGCACAATCGCTGCGGCAATTATGCTCACCGTTCTAATCCGAAATTGGCGGCAGTCGGCAGAGTTCATCATCCTGGCGCCAACGATTGAGGTTGCGAACAACGCTTACGCGCCAGCCCGCGACATGGTCAAGCACGATGAAGAGCTTTCTGCGCTGCTGCATGTTCAGGATCACCTCCGTACGATCACTCACCGAGAGTCCGGCGCTACGCTGAAGGTTGTGGCGGCCGACCAGAACACGGTCGGCGGCAAGAAGGCAGCGGTCGTCCTTGTGGATGAGCTTCACCTGTTCGGCAAGAACCCGAACGCGGCGAACATGCTGCGGGAAGCCACCGGCGGTTTGGCCTCCAGGCCGGAAGGTTTCGTGATCTACCTGACCACTCAGTCCGACCAACCGCCAGCAGGGGTTTTCCGGGAGAAGCTGCAGTACGCCCGTGGAGTTCGGGACGGCACGATCATCGATCCAAACTTTCTGCCGGTGATCTACGAATTCCCGAAGCACATCCTGGATGCCAAGGAACATCGTAAACCTGAAAACTTCTACATCACCAACCCCAACATGGGGTATTCGGTCAGCGAGAAATTCCTGATCAGGGAGATGAAAAAGGCAGAGGAGGCTGGAGAGGCTGAGGTGCTGGGCTTCATGTCCAAGCACCTTAACGTCGAGATTGGTCTCGCGCTGCGGTCAGATCGATGGGCCGGCGCGGACTTTTGGGTTGCAGCGGCCGTGCCGGTGTTGACACTCGACATGCTTATCTCAATGTCCGAAGTGATTGATGTGGGTATTGATGGCGGTGGCCTGGACGACTTGTTGGGTTTCGCAGCAGTAGGCCGGGACAAGCGTACGCGTGACTGGCTGATCTGGACCCACGCCTGGGCTCACCCTTCAGTGCTTGAGCGCCGCAAGGCCGAAGCGCCTCGGTTCCACGACTTCGAGAAGGACGGCGATTTGACGTTGTCTATCCGCATTGGTGACGACGTGGCGGACGTCGCCGACCTTGTCGAGCAGATTGAGGCGTCCGGCTTACTCGACAAGGTCGGCTGCGACCCGGTGGGCATTGGCGCGATCTACGACGCGATGATTGAGAGGGAGATACCGGCGGAGAAGATAGTTGCGATCAGCCAGGGCTGGAAACTGGGCGGAGCCATCAAAACCGCTGAACGCAAGCTCGCCGAGGGTGGCTTGAAACACGGAGGCCAACCGCTGATGGCCTGGTGCGTGAGCAACGCAAAGGTCGAGCCTCGGGCCAACTCCATCCTGATCACCAAGCAGGCCAGCGGGTCGGCCAAGATCGATCCATTGATGGCTCTATTCAACGCAGTGACCTTGATTTCCTTGAACCCCGAAGGTCGGGGCAATGACGACTTCATGGCCGCCATTCGGAATCCGATCATCGTATGA